In the genome of Pogona vitticeps strain Pit_001003342236 chromosome 13, PviZW2.1, whole genome shotgun sequence, one region contains:
- the TFAP4 gene encoding transcription factor AP-4 isoform X2 — MEYFMVPAQKVPSLQHFRKSEKEVIGGLCSLANIPLTPETQRDQERRIRREIANSNERRRMQSINAGFQSLKTLIPHTDGEKLSKAAILQQTAEYIFSLEQEKTRLLQQNAQLKRFIQEFSGSSPKRRRAEDKDEGIGSPDIWEDEKAEDLRREMIELRQQLDKERSVRMMLEEQVRSLEAHMYPEKLKVIAQQVQLQQQQEQLLPMHGPPAPTHHPTVIVPAPPPSHHVTVVTMGPSSVINTISTSRQNLDTIVQAIQHIEGTQDKQLLEDEEQRRRAVIVTPARAGLDPSNSDTASDSEGEDSEAAMEHSKAEMP; from the exons ATGGAGTACTTCATGGTGCCCGCGCAGAAGGTGCCTTCGCTGCAGCACTTCAGGAAATCCGAGAAGGAGGTGATCGGCGGGCTCTGCAG CTTGGCCAACATCCCACTCACCCCCGAGACCCAAAGGGACCAGGAGCGGCGGATACGCAGGGAGATCGCCAACAGCAATGAGCGTCGGCGCATGCAGAGCATCAACGCCGGCTTCCAGTCCTTGAAAACGCTCATCCCGCATACAGACGGCGAGAAGCTCAGCAAG GCAGCGATCCTTCAGCAGACGGCCGAGTACATCTTCTCCTTGGAGCAGGAGAAGACGCGGCTGCTGCAGCAGAACGCCCAGCTCAAGCGGTTCATCCAG GAATTCAGCGGCTCCTCTCCCAAGCGGCGGAGGGCGGAGGACAAAGACGAGGGCATCGGCTCGCCGGACATCTGGGAGGACGAGAAGGCTGAGGACCTGCGCCGGGAGATGATCGAGCTCCGGCAGCAGCTGGACAAGGAGCGCTCGGTCCGCATGATGCTGGAGGAGCAG GTGCGCTCGCTGGAGGCCCACATGTACCCGGAGAAGCTGAAAGTGATCGCTCAGCAGGTGCAGCTGCAACAACAGCAGGAACAG CTCTTGCCCATGCATGGCCCCCCCGCGCCCACCCACCACCCGACTGTGATCGTGCCTGCGCCCCCGCCTTCGCACCACGTCACGGTGGTGACCATGGGCCCCTCCTCTGTGATCAACACTATCTCCACGTCCAGGCAGAATCTGGACACAATCGTtcag GCAATCCAGCACATTGAGGGGACGCAGGACAAGCAGCTGCTGGAGGACGAGGAGCAGCGCCGGCGGGCTGTGATCGTGACCCCCGCCCGGGCCGGCCTGGACCCGTCGAACTCGGACACGGCCTCCGACTCGGAGGGGGAAGACAGCGAGGCCGCCATGGAGCACAGCAAGGCCGAGATGCCCTGA
- the TFAP4 gene encoding transcription factor AP-4 isoform X3, whose protein sequence is MEYFMVPAQKVPSLQHFRKSEKEVIGGLCSLANIPLTPETQRDQERRIRREIANSNERRRMQSINAGFQSLKTLIPHTDGEKLSKAAILQQTAEYIFSLEQEKTRLLQQNAQLKRFIQEFSGSSPKRRRAEDKDEGIGSPDIWEDEKAEDLRREMIELRQQLDKERSVRMMLEEQLLPMHGPPAPTHHPTVIVPAPPPSHHVTVVTMGPSSVINTISTSRQNLDTIVQAIQHIEGTQDKQLLEDEEQRRRAVIVTPARAGLDPSNSDTASDSEGEDSEAAMEHSKAEMP, encoded by the exons ATGGAGTACTTCATGGTGCCCGCGCAGAAGGTGCCTTCGCTGCAGCACTTCAGGAAATCCGAGAAGGAGGTGATCGGCGGGCTCTGCAG CTTGGCCAACATCCCACTCACCCCCGAGACCCAAAGGGACCAGGAGCGGCGGATACGCAGGGAGATCGCCAACAGCAATGAGCGTCGGCGCATGCAGAGCATCAACGCCGGCTTCCAGTCCTTGAAAACGCTCATCCCGCATACAGACGGCGAGAAGCTCAGCAAG GCAGCGATCCTTCAGCAGACGGCCGAGTACATCTTCTCCTTGGAGCAGGAGAAGACGCGGCTGCTGCAGCAGAACGCCCAGCTCAAGCGGTTCATCCAG GAATTCAGCGGCTCCTCTCCCAAGCGGCGGAGGGCGGAGGACAAAGACGAGGGCATCGGCTCGCCGGACATCTGGGAGGACGAGAAGGCTGAGGACCTGCGCCGGGAGATGATCGAGCTCCGGCAGCAGCTGGACAAGGAGCGCTCGGTCCGCATGATGCTGGAGGAGCAG CTCTTGCCCATGCATGGCCCCCCCGCGCCCACCCACCACCCGACTGTGATCGTGCCTGCGCCCCCGCCTTCGCACCACGTCACGGTGGTGACCATGGGCCCCTCCTCTGTGATCAACACTATCTCCACGTCCAGGCAGAATCTGGACACAATCGTtcag GCAATCCAGCACATTGAGGGGACGCAGGACAAGCAGCTGCTGGAGGACGAGGAGCAGCGCCGGCGGGCTGTGATCGTGACCCCCGCCCGGGCCGGCCTGGACCCGTCGAACTCGGACACGGCCTCCGACTCGGAGGGGGAAGACAGCGAGGCCGCCATGGAGCACAGCAAGGCCGAGATGCCCTGA
- the TFAP4 gene encoding transcription factor AP-4 isoform X1 — translation MEYFMVPAQKVPSLQHFRKSEKEVIGGLCSLANIPLTPETQRDQERRIRREIANSNERRRMQSINAGFQSLKTLIPHTDGEKLSKAAILQQTAEYIFSLEQEKTRLLQQNAQLKRFIQEFSGSSPKRRRAEDKDEGIGSPDIWEDEKAEDLRREMIELRQQLDKERSVRMMLEEQVRSLEAHMYPEKLKVIAQQVQLQQQQEQVRLLHREKQSHAQLLPMHGPPAPTHHPTVIVPAPPPSHHVTVVTMGPSSVINTISTSRQNLDTIVQAIQHIEGTQDKQLLEDEEQRRRAVIVTPARAGLDPSNSDTASDSEGEDSEAAMEHSKAEMP, via the exons ATGGAGTACTTCATGGTGCCCGCGCAGAAGGTGCCTTCGCTGCAGCACTTCAGGAAATCCGAGAAGGAGGTGATCGGCGGGCTCTGCAG CTTGGCCAACATCCCACTCACCCCCGAGACCCAAAGGGACCAGGAGCGGCGGATACGCAGGGAGATCGCCAACAGCAATGAGCGTCGGCGCATGCAGAGCATCAACGCCGGCTTCCAGTCCTTGAAAACGCTCATCCCGCATACAGACGGCGAGAAGCTCAGCAAG GCAGCGATCCTTCAGCAGACGGCCGAGTACATCTTCTCCTTGGAGCAGGAGAAGACGCGGCTGCTGCAGCAGAACGCCCAGCTCAAGCGGTTCATCCAG GAATTCAGCGGCTCCTCTCCCAAGCGGCGGAGGGCGGAGGACAAAGACGAGGGCATCGGCTCGCCGGACATCTGGGAGGACGAGAAGGCTGAGGACCTGCGCCGGGAGATGATCGAGCTCCGGCAGCAGCTGGACAAGGAGCGCTCGGTCCGCATGATGCTGGAGGAGCAG GTGCGCTCGCTGGAGGCCCACATGTACCCGGAGAAGCTGAAAGTGATCGCTCAGCAGGTGCAGCTGCAACAACAGCAGGAACAGGTGAGGCTGCTGCACCGGGAGAAGCAGAGCCACGCCCAG CTCTTGCCCATGCATGGCCCCCCCGCGCCCACCCACCACCCGACTGTGATCGTGCCTGCGCCCCCGCCTTCGCACCACGTCACGGTGGTGACCATGGGCCCCTCCTCTGTGATCAACACTATCTCCACGTCCAGGCAGAATCTGGACACAATCGTtcag GCAATCCAGCACATTGAGGGGACGCAGGACAAGCAGCTGCTGGAGGACGAGGAGCAGCGCCGGCGGGCTGTGATCGTGACCCCCGCCCGGGCCGGCCTGGACCCGTCGAACTCGGACACGGCCTCCGACTCGGAGGGGGAAGACAGCGAGGCCGCCATGGAGCACAGCAAGGCCGAGATGCCCTGA
- the TFAP4 gene encoding transcription factor AP-4 isoform X4 — translation MQSINAGFQSLKTLIPHTDGEKLSKAAILQQTAEYIFSLEQEKTRLLQQNAQLKRFIQEFSGSSPKRRRAEDKDEGIGSPDIWEDEKAEDLRREMIELRQQLDKERSVRMMLEEQVRSLEAHMYPEKLKVIAQQVQLQQQQEQVRLLHREKQSHAQLLPMHGPPAPTHHPTVIVPAPPPSHHVTVVTMGPSSVINTISTSRQNLDTIVQAIQHIEGTQDKQLLEDEEQRRRAVIVTPARAGLDPSNSDTASDSEGEDSEAAMEHSKAEMP, via the exons ATGCAGAGCATCAACGCCGGCTTCCAGTCCTTGAAAACGCTCATCCCGCATACAGACGGCGAGAAGCTCAGCAAG GCAGCGATCCTTCAGCAGACGGCCGAGTACATCTTCTCCTTGGAGCAGGAGAAGACGCGGCTGCTGCAGCAGAACGCCCAGCTCAAGCGGTTCATCCAG GAATTCAGCGGCTCCTCTCCCAAGCGGCGGAGGGCGGAGGACAAAGACGAGGGCATCGGCTCGCCGGACATCTGGGAGGACGAGAAGGCTGAGGACCTGCGCCGGGAGATGATCGAGCTCCGGCAGCAGCTGGACAAGGAGCGCTCGGTCCGCATGATGCTGGAGGAGCAG GTGCGCTCGCTGGAGGCCCACATGTACCCGGAGAAGCTGAAAGTGATCGCTCAGCAGGTGCAGCTGCAACAACAGCAGGAACAGGTGAGGCTGCTGCACCGGGAGAAGCAGAGCCACGCCCAG CTCTTGCCCATGCATGGCCCCCCCGCGCCCACCCACCACCCGACTGTGATCGTGCCTGCGCCCCCGCCTTCGCACCACGTCACGGTGGTGACCATGGGCCCCTCCTCTGTGATCAACACTATCTCCACGTCCAGGCAGAATCTGGACACAATCGTtcag GCAATCCAGCACATTGAGGGGACGCAGGACAAGCAGCTGCTGGAGGACGAGGAGCAGCGCCGGCGGGCTGTGATCGTGACCCCCGCCCGGGCCGGCCTGGACCCGTCGAACTCGGACACGGCCTCCGACTCGGAGGGGGAAGACAGCGAGGCCGCCATGGAGCACAGCAAGGCCGAGATGCCCTGA